The following are from one region of the Thermofilum sp. genome:
- a CDS encoding restriction endonuclease, producing MGARFRAEYLILSIARTLSAREKITLDELSEIAETPSDFAESVLSSLGIESRELKREDLPVIIVRAWKAGFPLLDMALSAGWSSLEELVGVLLEEHGFTCRRNVRVKLAGRRYEIDLLALKGDILLCVDCKRWIKARVSELKRAAINQKDRCGAVARLIESGEVPCLGIAAEVKVFPVIVPLHSTAISSHEGVLVVGIYDLAAILRDISSVLLAEAGAQHFKARCVGYRKKQI from the coding sequence GTGGGAGCCCGCTTCAGAGCGGAGTACTTGATACTTTCTATCGCCAGGACGCTGTCTGCCAGAGAGAAGATCACCTTGGATGAGTTATCCGAGATTGCTGAAACTCCTAGCGATTTTGCGGAAAGCGTTCTATCTTCGCTAGGCATCGAATCCAGGGAGTTGAAGCGTGAGGACCTACCGGTAATCATAGTCAGAGCTTGGAAAGCCGGTTTCCCCCTTCTCGACATGGCCCTTAGCGCTGGTTGGAGCTCTCTCGAAGAGCTCGTAGGGGTTCTTCTGGAGGAGCACGGGTTCACGTGCAGAAGAAACGTGCGCGTAAAGCTGGCCGGCAGGCGCTACGAGATTGACCTGCTCGCCCTGAAGGGGGATATTCTGCTCTGCGTAGACTGTAAGCGCTGGATAAAGGCTAGAGTCTCTGAGCTGAAACGCGCGGCAATAAACCAAAAGGACAGGTGCGGAGCGGTTGCTAGGCTCATAGAGAGCGGCGAAGTGCCGTGCCTAGGCATCGCAGCTGAGGTCAAAGTGTTCCCTGTAATCGTGCCGCTGCACTCAACCGCGATATCTTCGCACGAAGGTGTTTTGGTGGTTGGCATCTACGACTTGGCGGCCATACTACGCGATATCAGCTCAGTACTGCTAGCAGAGGCCGGCGCCCAGCATTTTAAAGCCAGGTGCGTTGGCTACAGGAAAAAGCAAATATAA
- a CDS encoding ORC1-type DNA replication protein yields the protein MSIEEIFEKYVESRIFKEREKLLPDYVPEELPHRDEQIVKLASILAPALRGSRPSNVFIYGLTGTGKTAVTKLVLRKLKERASQSVDYAYVNCRQNNTSYRVLAELAKHVGLRIPFTGLALGEVMKRLLQGLERRKMMLIVVLDEIDNLVKRQGDDVLYFLTRVNENLSSSRVSVIGITNDLKFTEFLDARVKSSLGEEELVFPPYTAVQLEDILRRRAQEALHDGVVSDEVLRRVAAIAARQNSDCRLALDILLKAADLADREGAARITLEHVERARNEIEKNLAVDVIKTMPLHVKLVLASIYLLSRSGGSKFITTGLVYDKYRELSSKIGIEPVTSRRVSDILNELDVVGIINAKVISLGRYGRTKVISLGVPPRNVEEGLASDVILHSVLELPSEH from the coding sequence ATGTCTATCGAGGAGATTTTCGAGAAATACGTAGAGTCGAGGATCTTCAAAGAGAGGGAAAAGCTGCTGCCAGATTACGTTCCAGAGGAACTCCCCCACAGGGACGAGCAGATAGTCAAGCTCGCAAGCATCCTAGCCCCGGCGTTGAGAGGCTCAAGGCCTTCAAATGTCTTCATCTATGGCTTGACGGGTACTGGGAAAACCGCGGTGACTAAGCTTGTTCTCAGGAAGTTGAAGGAGAGAGCTTCTCAGTCTGTCGACTACGCTTACGTGAACTGCCGGCAGAATAACACAAGCTACCGAGTCCTAGCCGAGCTCGCGAAACATGTTGGGTTGAGAATTCCCTTCACGGGCTTAGCTTTAGGAGAAGTCATGAAGAGGCTTCTCCAGGGACTTGAACGCAGGAAAATGATGCTAATTGTTGTTCTAGACGAGATCGATAACCTCGTCAAGAGGCAGGGTGACGATGTTCTGTATTTCCTCACTAGGGTAAATGAAAACCTTAGCAGCAGCAGGGTCAGCGTGATTGGCATCACCAACGACTTGAAATTCACAGAGTTCCTGGACGCGCGGGTGAAGAGCAGCCTAGGTGAAGAGGAGCTCGTATTTCCGCCCTACACTGCCGTACAGTTAGAAGACATCCTGAGGAGAAGAGCCCAAGAGGCTCTCCACGACGGCGTGGTGAGCGACGAGGTTCTGCGCCGTGTAGCTGCGATCGCCGCGAGGCAGAATAGCGATTGTCGCCTAGCGCTCGACATCCTCTTGAAAGCAGCCGACCTCGCGGATCGCGAGGGGGCAGCTAGGATAACTTTAGAGCACGTTGAGAGAGCGAGGAACGAGATCGAGAAGAATCTTGCTGTCGATGTTATCAAAACCATGCCTCTCCATGTAAAGCTTGTGCTAGCCTCGATATACCTGCTTTCGCGCAGCGGTGGTTCCAAGTTCATAACTACCGGGCTTGTCTACGATAAGTACAGGGAGCTTTCAAGCAAGATCGGCATCGAGCCTGTCACGTCTAGGCGGGTAAGCGACATCTTAAACGAGCTCGATGTCGTGGGGATCATTAACGCGAAGGTGATCAGCCTCGGCAGGTATGGTCGCACTAAGGTAATTTCGCTGGGTGTACCTCCAAGGAACGTAGAAGAGGGGCTTGCCTCCGATGTCATCCTACACTCAGTGCTGGAGTTGCCCAGCGAGCATTGA
- a CDS encoding ribonuclease P protein component 1: protein MRITPRNLLNHELIGLEAEVVESSDKNLVGVKGLILDETKYTLLIGQPGGRKRRVLKHVAVFRITLPDGTKVRVDGKVLVGRPEERLKREYYRW, encoded by the coding sequence TTGAGGATTACTCCTCGAAATCTTCTGAACCACGAACTTATAGGCCTAGAAGCGGAAGTTGTCGAATCTTCAGACAAAAACCTGGTAGGGGTCAAGGGGCTCATACTCGACGAGACGAAGTATACTCTTCTCATCGGTCAACCTGGGGGCAGGAAGCGGAGAGTCCTCAAGCATGTGGCTGTGTTCAGGATAACGCTCCCGGACGGCACGAAAGTGCGGGTCGACGGCAAGGTTTTGGTGGGCAGGCCTGAGGAGCGCTTAAAGAGAGAATACTATCGTTGGTAG
- the rpl14p gene encoding 50S ribosomal protein L14: MAKRGPKVTGVSYRLGITPGLFMESLVKVADNSGATLARIIGVVHYKPVWRRIPGAGVGDMVVVSIRAGKHELRKQVMRAVIVRQRRPYRRADGTWIAFEDNAVVIMTPEGEPKGTEIRGPVAKEAIERWPSLAPLASIIV, from the coding sequence ATGGCGAAGAGAGGTCCAAAGGTAACAGGCGTCTCCTATAGGCTAGGCATAACACCCGGCCTCTTCATGGAGAGCTTAGTCAAGGTTGCCGATAATTCAGGCGCCACTCTGGCTAGGATAATCGGGGTAGTGCACTACAAGCCAGTCTGGAGGAGGATACCCGGAGCGGGCGTCGGCGATATGGTTGTCGTGTCGATAAGAGCGGGAAAGCATGAGCTGCGTAAGCAAGTCATGAGAGCGGTGATCGTAAGGCAGAGAAGACCCTACAGGAGGGCAGATGGTACGTGGATAGCTTTCGAGGACAACGCTGTAGTAATAATGACGCCCGAAGGTGAGCCTAAGGGCACCGAGATACGTGGCCCGGTTGCTAAGGAAGCGATCGAGCGTTGGCCCAGCCTCGCGCCTTTGGCCTCTATCATCGTTTAG
- a CDS encoding ATP/GTP-binding protein: MRNLLLVIGPAGCGKSTLVGALSRWLLRKQLIPSGIVNLDPGAEVTPYEAHVNVRKYVRSEEVMLREGLGPNGALIRSIELLMNYEDELMEELERLTKPYILVDTPGQMELFLFREFGLSFTEKLKKLGAVVAVLVIDPTLGRRPQDIVVLKLLSLVVQLRFGIDVVPVINKADLLENKLEGVDIFLDSDTLRNRLHQVPGVMGDLSEQILDVLENFKLAMRIPTVSALREEGLEQLYDILHEIFCACGDLT, from the coding sequence ATGCGGAACCTTTTGCTAGTTATAGGGCCGGCAGGATGCGGCAAGTCGACACTCGTAGGTGCACTTTCACGCTGGCTGCTTAGAAAGCAGCTCATACCTTCAGGTATCGTAAACCTTGATCCCGGGGCCGAGGTGACTCCTTACGAGGCACACGTGAACGTCAGGAAGTATGTGAGATCAGAAGAAGTGATGCTTCGAGAGGGGTTAGGTCCCAACGGCGCGCTGATAAGAAGCATCGAGCTCCTCATGAATTACGAGGATGAGCTTATGGAGGAACTTGAGAGACTCACTAAACCGTACATCTTAGTGGATACTCCGGGGCAGATGGAGCTGTTCCTCTTCAGGGAGTTCGGCTTAAGCTTCACGGAGAAGCTGAAAAAGCTAGGAGCGGTAGTGGCAGTACTAGTGATAGATCCTACACTAGGGCGAAGACCGCAGGATATCGTCGTCCTCAAGCTGCTTTCGCTGGTCGTACAGCTTCGATTCGGGATAGATGTAGTCCCGGTGATTAACAAAGCTGACTTGCTGGAGAATAAACTGGAGGGGGTGGATATCTTCCTGGATAGCGACACGCTTCGGAATCGGCTCCACCAGGTGCCCGGCGTTATGGGAGACCTCTCGGAGCAGATACTAGACGTACTGGAAAACTTCAAACTAGCTATGCGTATCCCGACGGTATCTGCACTCAGAGAAGAAGGTCTAGAGCAGCTTTACGACATCCTTCACGAGATTTTCTGCGCTTGCGGAGATCTGACTTAA
- the ppsA gene encoding phosphoenolpyruvate synthase, with amino-acid sequence MPESKAERVILWFEELTKEDVPIVGGKNANLGEMIRAGIPVPPGFAVTAYAFRRFIEEMGIKEKIQQILREQVKPGASEPRDYEEASKRIRELIEKTPMPKDIEEAIRAAYRELSRRVGKREEFVAVRSSATAEDLPDASFAGQQETYLNVKGEDEVVEKVKKCWSSLFTPRAIFYRESKGFAHEKVLISVAVQKMVNSRSAGVMFTIHPVTGEEDKIVIEGSWGLGEVVVGGKVTPDEWVVDKKTLTILERRVSEKSIEIVRDPKTGGNLEREVDPERRKAPCLSDEEVRRLAELAVLIEKHYGRPMDIEWAIDRDMPFPDSVFIVQARPETVWSSRKAEAKPAEVKAVRLTEAKPVVKGLAASPGVAFGKAKVCLTLDDAKKLMQKGDILVTKMTDPDWVPYMRLASAIVTDEGGMTAHAAIVSRELGIPCIVGTREATKVMQTGVEYTVDARSGVVYEGYVEELVGKKEEKPAAAAAAPIEVILKPITATKIYMNLGVPDKIFEYKDLPFDGIGLMRVEFIMASWVKEHPLYLLETGRGDVLVDKMAEGIAMVAREIYPRPVVVRFSDFKTNEYRQLAGGEKYEPHEDNPMLGWRGVSRYISPQYEKAFRLEVRAIKKVRDEMGLGNVWVMAPFVRTLWEAEKFIKLLAEEGLESSRDFKVWAMAEVPSIVFLAEEFSRYFDGFSIGSNDLTQLTLGTDRDSAILPKIDPRYFDERDPAVKTAIAMLIEKAHNSPYGYRTVSICGQAPSVYPEFTEFLVRLGIDSISVNPDVVARTRELVASIERRVLIEKSIGIERYDEELGWPMRRQRRGLPNIWARRVDDIL; translated from the coding sequence ATGCCAGAGAGTAAGGCAGAGAGAGTCATTCTCTGGTTCGAAGAGCTCACGAAAGAGGACGTCCCGATCGTCGGTGGAAAGAACGCCAACCTAGGTGAGATGATCAGAGCCGGCATACCTGTGCCGCCGGGCTTCGCCGTGACAGCATACGCTTTCAGGCGCTTTATAGAGGAGATGGGGATAAAGGAGAAGATACAGCAGATCCTCAGGGAGCAGGTAAAGCCCGGTGCTTCTGAGCCCAGAGATTACGAGGAGGCTAGCAAGAGGATAAGGGAGCTCATTGAGAAAACCCCCATGCCCAAGGACATTGAGGAGGCGATAAGGGCTGCGTACAGGGAGCTCTCTAGGCGCGTAGGAAAGCGGGAGGAGTTCGTGGCCGTCAGGAGCAGCGCAACTGCTGAGGATCTTCCCGACGCTAGCTTCGCGGGACAGCAGGAGACTTATCTCAACGTGAAAGGAGAGGATGAAGTTGTAGAGAAGGTTAAGAAGTGCTGGTCTAGCCTTTTCACTCCCAGGGCTATCTTCTACAGGGAGAGTAAAGGTTTCGCTCACGAGAAGGTGCTGATCAGCGTTGCCGTGCAGAAGATGGTTAACTCCAGGTCTGCAGGCGTGATGTTCACTATTCACCCCGTCACCGGCGAGGAGGACAAGATAGTGATAGAGGGTTCCTGGGGCCTCGGCGAGGTTGTCGTGGGCGGTAAAGTGACGCCTGACGAGTGGGTGGTGGACAAGAAAACCCTTACCATTCTCGAAAGGAGGGTATCCGAGAAGAGCATAGAGATCGTGAGGGATCCCAAGACTGGTGGGAACCTTGAAAGGGAGGTGGATCCCGAGAGGAGGAAGGCGCCCTGCCTGTCTGATGAGGAGGTCCGCAGACTGGCTGAACTCGCGGTACTTATTGAGAAGCACTACGGGAGGCCCATGGATATTGAGTGGGCGATCGATAGAGACATGCCTTTCCCGGACAGCGTGTTCATCGTCCAGGCTAGGCCCGAGACCGTGTGGAGCTCTCGGAAAGCTGAGGCTAAACCGGCCGAGGTGAAGGCTGTGCGGCTAACGGAGGCAAAGCCTGTCGTAAAAGGTCTGGCGGCCAGCCCTGGTGTAGCCTTCGGGAAGGCTAAGGTGTGCTTAACGCTCGATGATGCAAAGAAGTTAATGCAGAAGGGCGACATTCTCGTAACCAAGATGACTGACCCAGACTGGGTCCCCTACATGAGGCTCGCATCAGCCATCGTGACTGACGAGGGCGGTATGACCGCTCACGCGGCAATTGTTAGCAGAGAGCTGGGCATTCCGTGCATCGTGGGCACGAGGGAAGCGACGAAAGTTATGCAGACGGGAGTAGAGTACACGGTTGATGCAAGGTCAGGAGTAGTCTACGAGGGGTACGTTGAAGAGCTTGTCGGAAAGAAGGAGGAGAAGCCCGCTGCAGCCGCTGCGGCGCCCATCGAGGTCATTCTGAAGCCGATAACGGCGACGAAGATCTACATGAACCTCGGCGTGCCTGATAAGATCTTCGAGTACAAGGACCTGCCCTTCGACGGCATTGGCCTCATGCGTGTGGAGTTCATAATGGCGAGCTGGGTTAAGGAGCACCCGCTCTACCTGCTGGAGACGGGCAGGGGCGATGTTCTCGTAGATAAGATGGCTGAAGGCATAGCGATGGTTGCCAGAGAGATATACCCGAGGCCAGTAGTCGTCAGGTTTAGCGACTTTAAGACAAACGAGTATAGGCAGCTAGCTGGAGGCGAGAAGTACGAGCCCCACGAGGATAACCCGATGCTTGGCTGGCGAGGTGTTAGCAGGTACATCAGCCCACAGTACGAGAAGGCTTTCCGCCTAGAGGTGCGCGCGATTAAGAAGGTAAGGGATGAAATGGGGCTGGGCAACGTATGGGTCATGGCACCTTTCGTAAGAACGCTTTGGGAGGCTGAGAAGTTCATCAAGCTCCTGGCCGAGGAAGGGTTGGAGAGCAGTAGAGATTTCAAGGTCTGGGCTATGGCGGAGGTACCCAGCATAGTCTTCCTGGCGGAAGAGTTCTCCAGGTACTTCGACGGCTTCAGCATAGGGAGCAACGACCTCACACAGCTGACTCTAGGTACTGACAGAGACTCTGCGATACTACCCAAGATAGACCCGCGGTATTTCGACGAGCGCGATCCCGCCGTCAAGACTGCTATTGCTATGCTCATAGAGAAGGCGCACAACTCACCTTACGGTTACAGGACAGTGTCGATCTGCGGCCAAGCCCCGAGCGTCTACCCAGAGTTCACTGAGTTCCTGGTGAGGTTAGGCATCGACAGTATAAGCGTTAACCCTGACGTCGTTGCCCGCACCAGAGAGTTAGTTGCCTCCATTGAACGCAGAGTACTTATCGAGAAGAGTATAGGCATTGAAAGGTACGATGAAGAGCTTGGCTGGCCGATGAGGAGGCAGCGTAGAGGACTTCCAAACATCTGGGCTCGCAGAGTAGACGATATACTTTAA
- the rpmC gene encoding 50S ribosomal protein L29, with translation MSLGKSVLSAEEVRKMTPEERQKKLIELRAELARLTAQVDRGALEKPSSIRKIKRAIAIILTVEREEALKGRSR, from the coding sequence GTGAGCTTGGGGAAGAGCGTCTTAAGCGCTGAAGAAGTGAGGAAAATGACCCCAGAGGAGAGGCAGAAGAAGCTGATTGAGCTGCGAGCCGAGCTCGCTAGGCTCACAGCGCAAGTGGACAGAGGAGCTCTCGAGAAACCGTCGTCGATACGTAAGATCAAGCGCGCTATAGCGATCATACTGACGGTGGAGAGGGAGGAAGCGCTGAAGGGAAGGAGCCGTTGA
- a CDS encoding tryptophan--tRNA ligase: MASGYTLTPWEAKGRIDYDKLIEEFGVERLEDRHFEILQELAGELHPLLRRRFFFAHRDLDHVLADYQSGKGFFLYTGRAPSKSPMHIGHIIPFIITRWFQEKFEVNVYIEIPDEEKFLAKKADSLDEVAPYAEKDILNIIALGFDENRTFIFKDTEYIGRMYRAAVLIARHINFSTARAVFGFDGETSIGLIFYPALQIVPTLFEKKRPLIPCGIDQDPYFRLQRDIAPKLNRYKAAELLSKLVWGLTGPETKMSASEPETAIMLNEAPREARRKIMNAYTGGRATAEEQRRLGGVPEVCPVFHWFSVLFENDDKKLEERFWACKRGELLCGECKTHLAERVERFLVTHAQRVKEAEAKRDKFLYDGKLAQEMWNWEFKLE; the protein is encoded by the coding sequence ATGGCATCGGGCTACACTCTAACCCCCTGGGAGGCTAAGGGAAGGATAGACTACGACAAGCTGATCGAAGAGTTCGGAGTAGAGCGCCTGGAGGACAGGCATTTCGAGATTTTGCAGGAACTTGCAGGAGAGCTTCATCCGCTGCTGAGAAGAAGGTTCTTCTTCGCACACAGGGATCTAGACCACGTTCTGGCTGACTACCAGTCTGGTAAGGGATTCTTCCTCTACACGGGGCGCGCGCCTAGCAAGTCACCGATGCACATAGGGCACATAATTCCCTTCATCATCACCAGGTGGTTTCAGGAGAAGTTTGAGGTGAACGTTTACATAGAGATACCTGACGAAGAGAAATTTCTCGCTAAAAAGGCGGACTCGCTGGATGAAGTGGCTCCCTACGCTGAGAAGGACATCTTGAACATAATCGCACTCGGTTTCGACGAGAACAGGACATTCATCTTTAAGGATACCGAGTACATCGGGAGAATGTACAGGGCTGCAGTCCTCATTGCCCGCCACATAAATTTCTCTACCGCGCGTGCTGTTTTCGGCTTCGACGGAGAGACGTCGATAGGGCTGATATTCTACCCTGCACTACAGATCGTTCCCACGTTATTTGAGAAAAAGCGCCCGCTGATCCCCTGCGGTATCGACCAGGATCCCTACTTTAGGCTACAGAGAGACATTGCGCCGAAACTTAACAGGTACAAGGCGGCAGAGCTTCTCTCTAAGCTGGTGTGGGGCTTAACAGGTCCGGAGACTAAGATGTCGGCGTCCGAACCGGAGACTGCAATCATGCTTAATGAGGCGCCTAGGGAAGCACGCAGGAAAATTATGAACGCGTACACTGGAGGACGCGCCACGGCCGAGGAACAGCGCAGGCTCGGCGGAGTCCCCGAAGTCTGCCCAGTCTTCCACTGGTTCTCCGTGTTGTTCGAGAACGACGACAAGAAGCTTGAGGAGCGTTTCTGGGCATGCAAGAGAGGCGAGCTTCTCTGCGGGGAGTGCAAAACCCACTTGGCCGAGAGAGTTGAGAGATTTCTTGTTACGCACGCGCAGAGGGTCAAGGAAGCTGAAGCTAAGAGGGATAAATTCCTCTACGATGGTAAGCTGGCTCAGGAGATGTGGAACTGGGAGTTTAAGCTTGAGTAG
- a CDS encoding DEAD/DEAH box helicase yields MTECFELLSRYFGPQVARLLVEKNGIKALYPTQEAAIKSGLLDGENLVLAAPTASGKTLVAELAALKHLLSGGKVLYLTPLRALASEKYREFSEFFGIFGYRVAVSTGDYDTADPHLGRYHVIIATNEKADSLLRHKAPWFKELTLIIADEIHTLGMEKRGAVLEVLLTRAKTVLSRAQFLGLSATIRNVEELADWLGAKPLRVDWRPVPLREGVYYDGVIYYQDGSSRSIAKHSDPLLDLAVDTLEEGGQVLVFSPTRKSAISDARKLASVSRRFLEGESSRKLKESASRIVQHHSDKISETLAKLVREGVAFHHAGLSLDARDVVETLFRERVLKVVVATPTLAAGVNLPARRVIIVDYRRYDVELGYYERIPVMEYKQMAGRAGRPGFDKEGDAVLIARSFDEAEMLLEEYVKAPPERIYSQLGSEAVLRSQVLSVVATSEELSDESGVEKLFVKTLHAHQFGPLAVQSAVSKTLKWLRDSGFVEKSDGEIRATPLGRRVAELYIDPLTADMGKRFFSSTRASTPLTYLLLLSSTPDAMVISARKKDYDYLETVLEQRGNELPRPPDDELEYYDYLSRLKTALLLEDWINEVREEVLVEKYDVGPGDLYFLTQTAVWIAYSLSQVAEILGYAEHAAKLGVLSKRLEHGVREELLELVSLKGVGRVRARSLYNHGYRSILDLLNASVDDLARVPGIGPTLAKSIKAQLEPERRDLLEDSLSEGLQSEDQVQLDSYF; encoded by the coding sequence ATGACCGAATGCTTTGAATTGCTAAGCAGGTACTTCGGTCCCCAAGTCGCTAGGCTACTAGTAGAGAAAAACGGTATCAAGGCGCTCTACCCGACCCAGGAAGCTGCTATAAAGAGCGGCCTCCTGGATGGTGAGAACCTGGTTCTCGCGGCACCCACAGCCTCGGGAAAAACTCTGGTTGCAGAACTTGCAGCTTTAAAGCATCTGCTATCTGGGGGTAAGGTTCTCTACTTGACACCTTTAAGAGCTCTTGCTTCGGAGAAGTACCGGGAGTTCAGCGAGTTCTTCGGAATTTTCGGCTATCGTGTAGCCGTAAGTACAGGCGACTACGACACCGCGGACCCGCATCTAGGTAGGTATCATGTAATAATAGCCACTAACGAGAAAGCTGATAGTCTTTTAAGGCATAAAGCCCCCTGGTTTAAGGAATTGACGCTGATTATTGCTGATGAGATACATACCCTGGGCATGGAGAAGAGGGGGGCTGTGCTCGAGGTTCTACTCACGCGGGCGAAAACCGTACTTTCGAGAGCTCAGTTTCTGGGGTTGAGTGCAACCATCCGCAACGTAGAAGAGCTAGCAGATTGGTTGGGCGCTAAGCCTCTAAGAGTGGATTGGAGGCCTGTTCCTCTCCGCGAAGGAGTTTACTACGATGGTGTGATCTACTACCAGGATGGATCTTCGAGATCCATCGCGAAGCACTCAGACCCGCTCCTGGACCTTGCAGTCGATACTCTGGAGGAGGGGGGTCAAGTTCTCGTGTTCTCTCCCACGCGTAAATCAGCTATAAGCGACGCACGTAAACTTGCGAGCGTGAGCCGGAGATTCCTGGAGGGGGAAAGCTCTCGGAAATTAAAAGAAAGCGCCAGTAGAATCGTGCAGCATCACTCCGATAAAATTTCCGAAACCCTCGCTAAACTCGTAAGAGAAGGGGTGGCTTTCCACCACGCGGGTCTCTCCCTAGACGCAAGAGATGTGGTGGAGACTCTCTTTCGGGAAAGAGTGCTCAAGGTTGTTGTAGCGACACCCACTCTAGCTGCGGGAGTGAACCTTCCAGCTAGACGAGTAATCATAGTCGACTACCGTCGTTACGACGTTGAACTCGGTTACTATGAGAGAATCCCGGTGATGGAGTATAAGCAGATGGCGGGGCGGGCCGGTAGACCTGGCTTTGACAAGGAAGGTGATGCTGTTCTCATTGCTCGCAGCTTTGACGAAGCGGAAATGCTCCTTGAGGAGTACGTGAAGGCACCTCCAGAGAGAATATACTCACAGCTAGGCTCCGAAGCCGTTCTGAGATCTCAGGTTTTATCTGTAGTTGCGACAAGCGAGGAATTAAGCGACGAGTCTGGAGTGGAGAAATTGTTCGTAAAGACCTTGCATGCACACCAGTTCGGCCCTCTTGCTGTACAGTCAGCCGTCTCGAAGACGTTAAAGTGGCTCCGCGATTCCGGCTTTGTGGAGAAGAGTGACGGTGAAATTAGGGCGACCCCTCTGGGCCGGAGAGTGGCTGAGCTCTATATAGACCCGTTAACGGCCGATATGGGTAAGCGTTTCTTCAGCAGCACCAGAGCTTCAACGCCTCTAACGTACTTGCTACTCCTCTCGTCTACACCAGACGCGATGGTGATCAGCGCTAGGAAGAAGGACTACGATTACCTCGAAACTGTGCTTGAGCAGCGAGGCAACGAGCTGCCCAGACCACCTGACGACGAGCTCGAATACTACGACTACCTTTCCCGCCTCAAGACGGCGTTGCTTCTTGAGGACTGGATCAACGAGGTTCGAGAAGAGGTATTGGTTGAGAAGTACGACGTGGGGCCTGGGGACCTGTACTTCCTAACGCAAACTGCTGTGTGGATAGCCTACTCGCTGTCGCAAGTGGCCGAAATACTCGGTTACGCTGAGCACGCAGCTAAGCTAGGGGTTCTCAGCAAAAGGCTAGAGCACGGAGTTAGAGAGGAGCTCCTTGAGCTTGTCTCGCTGAAAGGCGTAGGCAGGGTCAGGGCCCGAAGCTTATACAACCACGGTTACAGGTCTATTCTGGATCTCCTGAATGCCAGCGTAGATGATCTCGCCAGAGTACCGGGTATAGGCCCCACCTTGGCCAAATCGATAAAAGCGCAGCTAGAGCCTGAGAGGAGAGACCTGCTCGAAGACTCTCTTAGCGAGGGTTTGCAGAGCGAGGACCAAGTTCAGTTAGATAGTTACTTTTAA
- a CDS encoding 30S ribosomal protein S17 has translation MQRARNIGIPGVSPPDRTCDDQLCPWHGTLPVRGQIMRVRVVNVKMSRVATVVHEYLHFVEKYKRYERRRKKKHVRVPPCIDVKPGDEVLIGETRPLAKSVSFVVLGKVKG, from the coding sequence ATGCAGAGGGCTAGGAACATCGGCATCCCTGGGGTCAGTCCACCGGACAGGACGTGTGACGACCAGCTCTGCCCGTGGCATGGCACCTTACCAGTAAGAGGACAAATAATGCGTGTAAGAGTGGTTAACGTCAAGATGAGTAGAGTAGCTACTGTTGTTCACGAGTACCTGCATTTCGTCGAGAAGTACAAGCGGTATGAGAGAAGGCGAAAAAAGAAGCATGTGAGAGTACCTCCATGCATCGATGTAAAGCCGGGGGACGAGGTCTTAATCGGCGAGACCAGACCTCTCGCTAAGTCTGTATCGTTCGTCGTTCTGGGGAAGGTTAAAGGGTGA